CAAAatcccctctgctcccacccctccCATTGGAACAAAAGCCTTGTACGCTGGTTAAACAGCTCTCAGCAAAGGAAAAGCCTGTCCTGCGTGGGACCAGTCAGTTCCCCTCCCTAAGTCCTGCCACCTGTCATCCCAGTCAACTGTCCCATCACCGCCACATCTGTGAGTCAGCTCCCATCAGGCTGGTGCATAACCGAGGGCAGCGATCGTGTCTGCTTTAGCTCTGTGACTCCTCTGGGACCTGATACTTTGAGAGCATTCATGTAAGCTTTCATGGGCAAATTAGTAGAGGAGCTGGGATCAGACTGAGGCCTCAAGGACAGATAGAATAGAAGAAATGAAGTCAGAAGTGGAAAGAAGGACAGGGAACAGGAGGAACAGCAGTGGATTCTCCATATCCTACAGGCAACAGTGAGCCACTGAGGATTCTAGAGCTAAGGCATGACAAGTCAATCTGCTCACTGAAGTCAGCAACAGGCAGGATGTAGGAAGAGAGGAGAGCAGTTTGGCCCTTGGATGTCAAAGGGCAGGCGTACAAAGTCAGGACAAGAAGATGCAGGGGGCTGTACCTATCCTGGGCTAGGCCAAAGGACTTGCCTGGCCACACAGTTCAGACAGTCAGAACAAGAACTCAGATCCCCCGATTCCTAAACTGTACAGTTGCCTCCCTAATGAGTCTCAAAAGAGGTGGGTCTGGACTGAGCCCTGGAGGCCATCGAAGAGGAAAGCTTGCCCAGCAGCCCTGGAACCGTGTACTCTAGCCAGGTCCCTGTCCCACTCCCTACCAACATCCCGGGACACAGCTTTCTGCAGGAGAGCTTGGCCTTTCCATTTGGAAGGAAAGCACAGGCCCTGATTTAGGTGGGTTTCCCCATGGGAAAGAGACTCGTCTTAGCTACTTTTCAACCTCTCGACTCCTCACCATGGGAGGGGCGGGCAAGATGGTAATACATATGCCCTGGTCCTGGGGGACTGGAGGAAAGAGATGGGACAACTCTTTGGGACACCTGCCCAGCACTCCAGGGCTTCCAAGCACTATACATGACCACTCCACTTTCCCATCTCTCTACTTAGTGAATTTGCAGAGTAGTGGGAGAGACAGACCCACAATCAGCCAACAGATGAGGCATTGTCATCATTATAACAGCTAGCAGGTCAAGCCATCCTTCAAGGCACTTCTTCCTTGAAGCCTTCAATCCTCAGACTCTACCTGCACCCCCAACCTCCCCGCCCCTGCTCTGTAACGGGGAGCGCAGAGCACAGAGCAAACTATGCTTCAGTTCACCACTTGCTACTCTCTGCAGATAATGGCTGTGTGGTTCTGaccaaatcacttaacctctctgtgccccagtttcatcatctgtaaaggAGAGTGATGACAGTGTTGTCCATGGGGATTTTAAGAGGATTACATGAGCAACTGCTCCACACCTGCTGGCTGTTACGATGGTGAGAATGAATGCCTTGTCTGTTGGCTGATTGTGAGTCTGTCTCCCCCACCACCCGGCaggctccttgaggacagggatcACATCTGGCTTGTTTGTGTCCCCCCTTGTGTGAAGCCCAGCCCTATGTCTTACTAGTGGTGGGATTTTCTCCACTGCTCCACTGAGTGGCCATCTCCTCACCCTTAAATTTGATTGCTGTGGGGGTCAAATGGGACAGTTCAGTTCATCTCAATAAGCTCTGACTTGATGGAGACGGCCTGCTACCTCCTTCGTGCCTGTGCTCACAGCCACAGCCAGAGCCAAGGACCTCTCGATATACAGGTCGGTGTCCTCCTCGACTCTAGGGGTCCCTGGAACTTCTATTTACTCTAAACGCAGATTCTATCACAGGGCTTGGTGTATGGCAAGTGCTCAGTATATGCCAGCAGATTGAATAAATGGGCCTGCTTCGTGTGGGTCCTTGAGCTAGCTTCACTTCTGAGAAAGAGCCTTACAGTgaccccccacctctgcccccggGGAGATTCCTCCTTCCACTGCTCCCTGGCCTCAGCCTCTGCCCAGAGTCTTGTAGGTCAACGGACTTCCGGGCAACACATCCATTCATTCCCTGGGCTCTAGCCCGGCCAGCCGCTAGCCTCCGGGGTATTTTTAGTTCTGGGTGGGTGATTGGCAGCAGGTGGAGCCCAGGTTTTCCGGGCCCTCCGTGTTGTTCCTGGCTCAGCATAAGAAGTGGCTGGGAATGGGGAGGGGGCTGAGGCATACCTGGCACCCTAGCCCACAGCTGCCTCATTGTCCCCAGGGGTGGGGCCAGGCTGCTGCGCTGCCACTGACCCAAGGCTGGGAGCATTCTTTCCTGTTGATTCATGCAGGGAATGCTTTGGGCCCTgatggggcggggcgggggcactGGGGGGACATCTGGGACATGAGCGGCCAGGGGTGGACAGTAGTCCTCCCACAGCCGGGTCACTGTGACCTGGCTATCACCCAAGGGTCAGAAAGGTCCACCTTGCCATCCTAGCTAGCCCTTATCACCTTGTGCCTTGTGCCTTGTGCTAGTGTTTGCTTACACATCTGCCTCGGCCACCAGACTGGGaaacccccctcccgcccccgcagCGTCTAGCACTCCAGCACCCTGTCTAGCaaggagaaaatcaataaagatttgctgaatgaatgagccTTTGGAAGGACATTCAGGCAAGgctggggaaagaggaggaaCCAGGCTGTACTGATCTGGACCTAGGGAGGAAGCTGGAAGGCTGGAACtctatccattttacagatggggacactgaggccctgggaggaaccAGGACTATGGGGAAGAATTTGGTAGAATGGGGCTGGGATTCGGGTGCCTAGGAGTTCAGCTGCGCTGATGGGCCTCCCCTCTTTCAAggttttctacttttgttttattacacagtccaccccaccccaccctctacGCATACCCTCCCCCCATTGGCCTGTCAAGGGCCAGGACTGCCTCATTCAACTCCGTAAGGAGTTGTAGAGAAGGATTTAAGTTCATCCATTTACGGTTTattacttgggggggggggagcaagtCGCGTCTCTTGGGGCTCAATGTTCCCAACTGTGCAATGGGCAGACCAGAGATCTCGCGCCCACCAAGTGCTCAATACATTTCCAGGGACCAGGCAACGTCGAGGGCCGCCTGTTGCCGCAAACAGCGCACCTGCACCACCATCCCGACCTCGACCGGTTTGAAGCGAGCCCCCCACGGCCCTctggccgcccccgcccccaaggGAGCCTGATGGCCCCGTGACCGTGGggcgctcccgctcccgctcccgctcatACCGTGCGCTGGGCACTGACACCTCCCGGGGCTCGCTGAAGGGGAGGACCCCGGGGGCGAGGGTGGGCACGGCCCCGGCTTCGGCTTCGCAGGACGGACGCTGCGCGAGGGACGGGACCCCCGAGGCCGCGGGCACCGCAGGCAGACGCCGCCCCCCGCGGGACTCCGGTCCTGCCCCAGCGCCCCCGCCCAGCGCGCCCggctcccctggcccctggcaaaCGGCTGCCCCCGCGGCCCCAGGGCTCCCGCggcgggggggggaggcgggaggcgggacgGGCaccggccggcgggggcgggggcgcagggccgAGGGGGCCGAGCGCGGCCCGGCGCCCGCCTCGACCGGGtccgcccgggggcggggcctgcggggcctcCTCCgcgggcggcggggtggggggcgcccgcggccgccgcgggaTAAAAGGGCCCCAGGGCGCCCCGGGAGGCCCGCCAGCGCTGCTCGCCCCGGCGTCcggccctgcgcccccgcccgcccccgccaccgccaccgccaccgccaccgcccgTCCGCGCTCCCGCTGGTGAGCCCCCGCCGGCCGGCCCGGTCTTCCCCGCTGTCCTGTCTGCCTCACTGCTGTCTCTCCCCGAGGGccctgaagggggggggggggctgggggcgctggggTCCCCGGACAGCTGGCCTCGCCTCCGGGTCGCTCACCAACCTGCTTCCAGTGGAAGTGACCAAATTAGGGAGCTTGGCCCAAGGCCCGCCCGGGGTGGCCGGCCCTGGCCTGGGGTGCCTGCGTGTCTTGTTTGTGAACACGCTGCGTGTAACCGTTTCTCTGCGCTCCCACCCAGGCAGGaggcaagggcaagggcaaggtGGGTTCACATGTCACTCTTGGGACTTGAGGGGCCAAGAGGCAGGGTGGAGCCAGGCTCTCCAACTAAAAAAACCGGAGCTGATtatgctggggggtggggggggctggtggcagaggaccaggggtgggcagagggcttCCACCTGGACAGGTCCTGTGCCCGGCCAGGTAGGGCTCAGAGCCACTTGCTGGCACCATTTCAGGTCACCATAATTAGTGGTTCCAGGGAGGGACCCCATCACCCAAAGAGCTAGAAAGAAGGGGCTGATGCCGGGGCTGGTGCCCACGAGGGCAGTACCCCTCACCCCCATGCTCTCTCCTGAATACCCTCGGGCATTTCCAGCCCTCCCAAGGGGGGGCGGGCAGGTCAGGCCAGGTGCCAGAGTCCCCTGGTAGCACCTGAACAGGTGACTCTCTGCGTCAAGCTGGCAGGGTCCTGGATCTGTCACTTGGTTGCACTCAGTGCTGGCACCAGCCCCAGTGCCCTCACACCATGGCTGGGTCATCCATCAGCCAGCAGCAGGGTGGAATTTCATtcatccccctgcctctcccttcatc
This portion of the Vulpes lagopus strain Blue_001 chromosome 2, ASM1834538v1, whole genome shotgun sequence genome encodes:
- the LOC121476900 gene encoding translation initiation factor IF-2-like, translating into MVPRPRADPVEAGAGPRSAPSALRPRPRRPVPVPPPASPPRRGSPGAAGAAVCQGPGEPGALGGGAGAGPESRGGRRLPAVPAASGVPSLAQRPSCEAEAGAVPTLAPGVLPFSEPREVSVPSARRSAVAEFYGERRVCLRVLGAMELSRILTAMTVSP